The DNA sequence CTGTGTTTCTCCTCTTCAACTTGATCCAGATGCCGTTGCTTGGACGAAGAATGAGCTCTCCTGCCAGACCAAGTTCTTCTCTTTTTTGGTTGGATTCTACCCAAAAGTGCCTCAGGATGCAGGAAAGAATGGTTTTTTCTTCCATTATGGCGAACTTCTGACCTTCAAATTAAAGTAAATACCAACATCATTAGATAGATATACCTTAAATGTGAGAAATCAGAAATCCAATCAGAGGAAGcaaacaattttatatttttgcaatgGGCCCTGGGAGAATCAGAATCATTCGGGatgcttattaaaaataaagattcttgagtgccctttccttctcctacCCAGTACATCTGAACAGCTGGGATGGGCCAGGGATTTATATTTTAGCAAAAGCCTAACCAAATCCTGGGCTCATTCAAGCCTGAGACTCACTACTCTAGATTACTTTCTTATTGAGCCTTTAATTTAATTTACTACAGAGTCACCAAATAAGCTTCAGACTCACCCGTTTAAATCCGGTCTTATTTTATGAATGCCTGTATTTGCATAAATGATAAAATGCTagagattctgaagctgaaagtgTTTATAATGCTTGGTGATGTGCATTCACTTCGTTTCAGCACTTCAGCTGGCCTTAGGGTGTTTTGTGCTTTGGTTTTACAAAATGAAGTTCTTAAAAGCAACAAACAGAAATTAAATATAACAAATCATTATACATAAGTTTTCTACCCTATGaagtatattcttttttcatctaAAAGCTACAATATTGTCAACGTCTACCAAGGAAAGAATTATGCTTTATGTTATGGGCTAAATTGTGCCCTGATCCCCCAAATTCATAGCTTTTTTATTAAGATTCATAAATCTTAAAACTCAGTATCTCAGAAGAGGACTGTGTTTGGAGACAGGAAAAGTaaagtaattaaattaaaatggtcAGATGGGTGGATCCTAATCCAATCTGACGGGTATCCTTACGGAAAGGAAAgattagaacacacacacagaggccatGATGCAGGGCGAAGAGCAGCATGGATCCAATAAGCTAAGGAGAGGTTTATTACCAATTCTGTtgtcaccttgatcttggatttctagcctccagaagtgggagaaaataaattcctgtgGCTTAAGCACCCAGTGTAGGGTACTTTGTTATGGCTGCACCAGAACACTAATAAACTTTGTGACAGtcacattttaaagcaataatgTGTAGCacaggggaagaaaaaggaagtcaGTTTTTTTAAGACAGTTGCCTATGGGATGCTAtatctcaagaaatttttgtAAGAAAACCACTACCGCTCTGCCAACCTGAAAGGTGAAACAAGTTCTGGAGGGTACAGACCTATACAGTTTCGGGGGCCCGCAGAGAAGGGCACATATGCGTATGTATGACGTCCTTTCGAATTCTCGGGAAAGAACCGCTCTGGCTTGAATTCCTCAGGATCTGGGAAGTACTTTGGATCTCTATGCAGTGCATAGGGCACGATGATTACTTGAGAGCCTTGCACGATTTTGTAACCCGCTGTCAAGAAGTAGTCAATAGGCCATGAGGATGGAGCAAGACAGACCATAAAAATAACCCACTCTCCCTGCTATTCAGATTATACAATCTTTACCAACTTCACAGTCTTCGGTAAGATTACGGGCAAAGAAAGGAACAGACGGGAAAAGGCGAAGGCTCTCCTTAATAACACATTCCAgatatttcagtttcttcaggtCTTCTAGGGAAACAGGACGGTCAGACTTCCCTGGTTTTaacagaatacacagaataacaatGAAAGAATTATTTGAGCTTGGGAGATGTGACGTTGATGAAGGATACACATCAAAACACTGAATGTTAAATATCTACAGCTAAAGTAGAATCTCTAATATTACCCACAATCAAAATAAAAGGAGATCTATTtcgtgaaagaaaccagacaccaACAATCACATACTTGTAGGATTCCATTTATAGGAAGTACTCTGTTGTtccgttgctaagtcatgtctgactcttttgtgacccgatgcactgtagcccgccaggctcctctgtctgtgggatttcccaggcaagaatactggaaggggtagctatttccttctccaggggatcttcctgacccagggatccaacccacatctcctgcattggcaggcagaatctttaccactgagccacctgagaagcccagcaaGTACCCAGAACAGGTAGTAAGTCCCATTAGAAACAGACTGTAAATTAGagattgccaggggctgagggaagagaggagagtggTCAAGGAATGAGACAGGGTTTGCTTTTGTGGTGCTGGGAATCTGAGGACATCACTGCTGGTGTCAGCCTGCAGATTGCTGGCTGTGTAACAGAAATGTACATCCTAGCAGCTTAATGCATCTTTTCTCTCATTCGTGGCCAGATGCGAGGCGGGATGAAACAGGTTTCCTTGACCCCATGACTCAGTGCTTTTGCATGTACACCTGCTTCATCTATTAAGCAGTGAGATGCCTGAGGATCGTAACATTTATCTGGGCATCACATGCCAGGCACTTAGCAAATGCCTATATTCTTAACCAGGCCTTGCTAAGAAAACTGGCATTGGAAGGGACCCCACATGGGAGCCTTCCTGCTTAGTGTGGTACCTTTAGAACAGATCCTACTGCATACCCTTCCTGAGCAAGAGCAACTCTTGCTTCAACATACCAAACACTTCTTCCAGTTCACTGTCCACTTTCTGCTGGACTTCTGGATATGAACCCAATAGATATAAGGACCAGTTTATTGCAGCTGCAGTTGTATCGTGGCCCTACAAATGCAAGGGAAAAAATAGCTTAGCAGAGTCGTATGGCAAAGATTAGAAGAGAGAACTCCATTTTGAACTGTCTGGAATCTGACAGCTGCACCGTGACTCCAAACATAATAAGTTAACTGGGTGCAGTATTTCACCTTGATAAGAAACAAAACAGTCCTTCAGAGGGGAGATTCATGCTTGGAGAGGCATTTCAACGACACACAAGGTTCCATATGTGGGGGGAAGTGGCTGGGTTGTGATAAGGGAGTTTTCCAAGGGGACAAGGTGCTCTAGACTGTTTTTAAGGGGGAAATGTCTGACTTTCATGAGCCAGTCTGCCAGACCTGTACTCCTGCACCTTCTAGCCTTTGTAAGGTGGGCTTTACCTGTGGACCTTGGAGGCCAGGAGTCTATGTGTGGTTCTGAGTAACATCCTCCACGTCCAGAAGTTCATACGCCCCCTCCTGTAATGCTGGCTGAGCTTTAGGCAAAATATTAAGTACTTTGCAGAAACTAACTCAATTATTCTTCAGAAAAACTCCATGAAATACTTGATACCACTATGTacattttagagattaaaaacaGATCCCAAAATTGTTTACCTgagttcttcagaaaaaaaaaaattatttggaaaatcaATAATAATAGTATAAGCTCTATGAATAAGACTTTCAGGGGCACTAAAGGCAAAATTATTCCTCTGTGGAAGTCCttacttttccattttctctaGGCAACACAAGTGATaattgtcatttttctttctctgggcAGAAATCTCCAAAGCACCTGCTTCCTAAAACAGCTTCTAGttgaatttgttgttgctgttgtttagtcgctcagttgtgtcaaactctttgtgaccccatggactatagcccaccaagttcctctgtcgatggatttcccaggcaagaacactgagtgggttgccacttctttcccagggtgtcttcccaacccagggatcgaaccggcgtctcctgcactgacaggcagattctctaccacttagccaccagggaagcctctaagtTGAATTGTTTGAGGCTTATTCtgcaatttttataaaatttttataaatttttggaGTCTCTGATATTGGTGTCCTGGCCTTTTCTCCGGCCTGCAGTGCCTTCACGGATGCCACCCTGAACTCCAGACAAGATCTGGCCCCTTTCACTCAGCTGTTCACCAAAGCCACAGAAGGAGGTGCTCTTGCTAAATACTTCTTAATAACTACTCTTGAATTTGTAAGCGGAAGCCTGATCCAAACAAGTAAGAGATGCCTGCTGAGCATAGGGAAGCTGTGACAAGGATCTGGGGTGACAAGGAGCATCTCATAAGGCTAATCAGGAGCGAGCCAGAAGGAGAACTCAGGTCTAGGGACACTCGACACAGCCTGCTTTCCTACACTGCGCTCTCAGGAGCATGTGTGTTCCCCAGACATCTGCAGGCAGGGCGGCTCAACCCACCCAGGGGCGGCCTGCACTGAGCCATGCTAAACCACCCATGCACTTCACGTTCCTCCACTTCTGGGATATTACCACGTGgtggtttttaaaacatttcttcatctttatttGGCAATCCATCCACTGAACGATTCattctttataatatttaataacacTAGAATTACCTTTTGTAAAAACCACAACTTTCTTTTAATGATGTGAAGGCCAGAAATCCCTTTAGAATCCACAAACTAGTTAAATTCACTATCAGAGGGCTCTTGCTAATCTTCTTTAGTTTGGGCAGCTCATAGCAGGAGTTCATTTGCTAGAACTTCAAAAAGGAGGTAGTGAAAAGACGGACTTGTGGGTTTCagggtttttctgttttttaagcatGAAGCAATACAGGGAACTGAGAAATTTCTGGCTGCTTTTTTACTTGGAAAAGTCTGATGGGTTTTAGGTTATCCCAAGAAAACTGCTTTACTCaccacaagtcaaaggcttttttcTGAAGAAGGAAGTTGATCTGATAACTTAATCAGGCTCTTTTGTAATTGCTAGTCGTAATTTAGTGACTCATCCTCAGCTATATGAAGctactttaaaacaaataaaataatgctaAAGATTCAAAAACGtaactggaattttaaaaatgatacccaAAAATAATATGACAAGATAAAATACCTCAAACATAAAGGTGTCGACTTCTTCTCTTATATCTTCATGACTCAGCTTGTTCCCTTGGTCATCAGTCACATTTAAAAGCAAGTCCAGAAAAGCCCTGCATTTACTTTTGCGTGGAGGAAAGTCCTTGTCCTTGTCATTACATGTACCTTCTTCATGTCTCTTCATTTCATTGGCTCGTTCAGTGATGACCTGTATGATTTAAATAATATGCTCTTGTGTGGAGTTTGATAGAGCCCCATAATACATTTTCCCATGAAAATATACTAGTTtctttcatggatttttttttctaaaccttTCCTATTCTGACTCGACAATAACTTAGGCTGTTGTGGAAAATATAGATAAAGCTTCCTGTTAACATTTTAGGACATTATTTgataagacttttaaaaacaaatttaacatCAGAAAAATTCAGCATATTCAAGTGCCATCCTCCTAACACAGGAATAGACTTGGTAGTCCCCTAAACAGTGCCCTAGAGATTTGAATGAGCTaatgagaaaaagcttgggtggTGAAGAGAATGCAGTCATTATATAAGAGGCTAATGATGGATTGCTCTCATTACTGGTTGGGTTGGAGAAAAGAAACAGCTAGTTCATAGGTGACGTCACCTGATGTGCTTGCTGTTCCTGTTGCCTAGACGTCTCTCTCTTCAGACACCAGTGTGGCTGGCTGCCTCCTTCTTTAAGGTTTGTTCTCTCTGCACACCATCAGAAAGACCTTCCCAGATCACTGCTACACCAGTCTCCAGCACTATCTTCCTaactctatttttttccatttcactcaCCCCCTGACATTcggagaagacgatggcaccccactctaatactcttgcctggaaaatcccatggatggaggagcctggtaggctgcagtccatggggtcgcgaagagtcggacatgactgagcaacttccctttcacttttcactttcatgtactggagaaggaaatggcaacccactccagtgtttttgcctggagaatcccagggatgggggagcctggtgggctgccgtctatggggtcacagagttggacacgactgaagcgacttagcagcagcagcccctgacATTATATTATACTTGCTGTATAATATAACGCATACCTCAAATATAGCATCCCCATGGCAGCAAATCTGTCTTTGTTCACTGATGTTAGTCACAACCCTTCCCtaatagctcatttggtaaagaatccacctgaaatgtgggagatctgggtttgatccctgggttgggaagatcccctggagaaggggaaggctacccacttcagtgttctggcctggagaattccatggactgtatagtccatggggttgcaaagagtcggacatatctgagtgactttcactttaactttcagaGCACTGTCTGGCATTTTAGGACGTTCATTAGATCTTTTCTGAGTGAATAGAAGAACTAAAGCCCATAAACTTAATTTGGTCATGTATTTCAACTTTCTCCTCCTATCAAGCAATTGACCAAACCTGATGCTAAGTGGTCTGAATGAATGGATCCTAAGTTCTTTGGGGACAAAACACCATATTTCTCTTCATCCTTGGGGAAACCCCTAGTGCCTGGCACTCAGTATGCAATTTTCAATATTTACTAAGTAAATAGTATCGTTCATCCAATTTGCAGTTCATTAATTATTGGCATTGATAGTAATGCATGtaatttgagaaaataattaattatagtTAAAAGACACAAACTGTTGGTCATTCTCCCACCACCCAGTAATGGAGATTACTCTGTCTTCCACTGTGGCCACGTTGATCTAAAACTTCATTCATCCAACATCTCCTGCCAGTAACCACACACATAATGCTAACACCTAATTAAGATGCAATTGTGCTGTCTACTTTTTCCCATTATTATTCACcttttaagagacacaggttccaggCTATGGTAACACAATATAAAAATCTTGGACTTCTAAAGATCTGGAAGTGGAGAGTGGCGAGGGTTCACAACATCGTGAATGCActtaatggtaaattttatgttgagTATGTATTatcacaagtaaaaaaaaaattgagggctTACATTGTTGGTAAAATCATGTACAATCTTTAGGCTCCTTCTGTGTTCTCGTCCATTTTTAAACATATAGAATATAAGGTCAAGCCAGAGCCAGGGTGTCTTCATTCTCTGATGTATCGAATCACTCATCCTATAAACAGGATAAAAACACATCAGCTGACATACTGAGAATGTGTATTTCTTGGGCCCTGATGTGATGCGTCGTCCCATGATTTGGGGAATGGCGATGATTCGTCTCAGAGGCTATTGAGAACTCCAAGCTTTACCATCAACATGAAGGCATGGACTATCCAGGGAAGCTTAAACATTGAATGTGTTCTTGAGAGGAACGAAGAATCTATTATAAAACATTCTGGCCAGATGGCCAtctggtctctgctgctgcttctccagGGAGAGGTCTTGCCCTCCCCAGGCCACACACGGCCCTTGCACCACAAGATCATATGAAACCTGCCTCTTTCTAATGTCCACTGATTCGCTTGCTTACTCCTCTGCACTGCCAACAAAACAACTGACTTCCCTCTTACAAGGAAAAGTGCTCATTAATCCCCGTCTGTCACATAGCTGTCACGAGCACCACCCTCAGCATTTCCAGCGAAAAGCAGAAAGACCTACACAACCTCCTCCTTTGTGACCAGCTTAGATGCCAATTCCACAGAAAGGACCTCTCACAGCCACTCAATCTGTAAAATGTATCCCCGTTTCCCCTCTCGCATCAACTTGATCTTTTCTTTCCAAGTCATTATCATAGTTTATAAGTTTATAGTCAGCTGCTGCAATGCCTGTCTCCCCCGTTTCTGTCTCATGTGCCCATATAAAATTAGTCAGTACCTTGTGCAGTGAATGGCAGGTTAGCTGCTCAACAATTAATAAGATTAAGTGAAAGGAGCCATGAATTAAACATAGGATATGTTGAATCAGATCCTGGTGCTGCCTCTTTATAATCATGagcaattttaaaagtaaagttgATTATTTCTATTAAGTAATAATACATACTCAAGTGTAGAAAATATAGGAAAGGAGAATGAaccacaacaaaaataaaacacaataagAAAAAGAAGCACACACACAATAACAATAAACACAGCTAACATTTTGATGTAGTATCTTCTCATTTTTTCCATGAAAATGTATATCTTTCTCTTACAATTTAGCATCAAAATATAGGCTCTcagtatattataaaataatcatttaaaattactGTGTAATCTGAATGTGCTATAATTTACGCAACTCTTCCTCTACTATTGAAACACATGCTTTAATGATTAGGTTGATTTTTAGTATAACGTTTCAttttgaaattatgaaaaatatacaatatagACAGAAGTGATtagcaataatttttaaagccCTAATCAGTAACCGTTTTAGAAATAATTGAAAGGATTTCATTTACCTATAAACAGCTCGAACATACTCGGAATCATCATTGCTTTGAGCACCAACGTTCTTTCCCATAGCTGTTTCTGTAAAATAGAGTGAGAAGTAACCATTCAATTCACGAACACACCTTGGGTACATTTtccagtgtcagacattttttaaaaagacattatgTCCTGTTCTGATATATTGCagaattcttttcccttttctcttgaatcttctgcttctcttcctcccagctcctgcccttccttccctctgaccttCTGGTCGTGTTGGCTCTGTAACTGCTGGGTTTGAAGTCCTATGAATGGCCACTGCTTCTCAGGAGGCTAGTTTAGTACTAGGACTATCCAGATGAACCCCAGATTCCTTCCAAATGGACCCCCTCCACATACACCATGAACTGTTATTTTCTATTTGGGCCATATTCTTTACAgcctaactttaaaaataaatcagtgagACTTACCACAGATTATATCTAAGGTACAAAGAGTGACGTAAAAAAAGCAGTTAAACGCTTCTTGGTTAACATGCTTTTCAAGCTTAGTAACCAATATATTTGCTTGTTCATTCATGACATCTAAGTAATCCTCCAGAATTGTAAAATGGAAAGTGGGTGTTAACATTTTTCTCCTAGAGCGCCATTTGTTTCCAGTACTAGAAATACAATACATGgttacaaaggaaaaagaagcaaCATCTGAAACAGATAAAATATAGTCAAGTCACCACGTTCTCCTGAAATAGCGTATTCTGTAGATTCTCAATTGCTTTGATCAGAATGGCAAAGACTCATGTATAGCTACAGAATGTGAATATTTCGGATATTGTTCTATATTCCTAATATTTACAGGGGCAtttattaaaaatggaaacaaaatgttTCCTACATGTCTAAGTTCTGAGGTTCTAAAGATTagaatttttctcccttttatcaATACCATAGTCCTCACATGATCCGCCGCTCCATGATTCACTTTAATCTCTATTATCTTTGAATTCTCTAAAGTCCCCACAAGGGTCCTGTCTATTCTGGAGTCCTATTTCTGAATCGACTCCAGAATTGAGGTCCCTATGTTTGATATACTTCTCTGGGGGGATGTGACtgctttttcattatattttcaagATTTCCCTCCTCCAAACTATCCTTTGCTTTACTCCATTCATATATCAGTACCTCCTCGTTGTTCTTGAAACACTAGTGATTATCACTATTGAAGACAGTGCCTGGATATTACCATATACCCAGGACTCCTGTCAATCAAAAGCCCATTGTTAACTAGACTCTTCCTTCCACCTGCTCCCATAATTCTCCAGAGCTCATTGGAAGAATACTTTGGGTCAGTTCCTGAAATAACAAGTTACCCAGAGAAGAAACTGTTTCTATAAGACAGCTTTACAAATTTCCACTGACATACCTTGTAAGAAGTCCTAGTCCAAGCCACGGTTCTAAGAACTTGTACATATAGGATTTTTCAATGTGCTTTGAACTGTTTAAAATTacctcaaaaagagaaaaaaaaatgagagatatAGACATCAAAACGATATCAATTATAAGAACATCTGGCTAGAAcacaactatttttaaaacaagatttcATAATTGTTATTTCTCTGTGATTCATTTTTATTCCTGTGCCTCAAAGAAATTCAGTTAAGAGTTTTGAACATATCACTGTCATTCAGTCTTGAGGACTAAATGGAATTGAAAGAAAACACCCAAGATAATTCCTGGTGTCTGCCACCAACTAGGAACTGAAAAGAGAATTTGCTGAGGGCAATGCGGAGAGGCAGGTGAATGTGGAGAATGACCACATCTAATGAGATTCCCACTCCATCAAACAGTGGAATATGGACCCTATTTGCCACATACTCACTTCCACATTTTCTGCGTTATAAAGGGCCACGAGAGGAACGGGCCCGAGCCAGAGTTTCAGCAGCGGCAGGTGTCGGAATTCTTCAGTGCAATCAATTATCTGCTGAAAAAAATCTAGGAGAAATATTTAACCTTAAAGTCAATCAAGACAAGAATTCTGTctaataaggatctactgtagAGCGCAGGAAACTCTACTTaaaactctgtaatgacctatatgagagaatctaaaaataaatatatatatctaaaatatatatatatacacacatatatagatatctaaaatatatatatacacatatatatatctaaaaatatataaatatacatatatatgtataactgattcactttgttgtatacctgaaactaatgtaacattgtgaatcaactatactacaatactttttcaaaaaaagacaagAATTTTGTAGTAAGTTCCTTATGTTATTTTAGATTCCTCAGAGAAGTGAGATCACACAACACTTATCTTCATCAGACATTTCATTTAGCACTAATGGCCAgagtggtttctttctttttttaaaccgtGGACTTGTAATACTACAAGTATtacaagaatttttttc is a window from the Capra hircus breed San Clemente chromosome 27, ASM170441v1, whole genome shotgun sequence genome containing:
- the LOC102188826 gene encoding cytochrome P450 4V2: MLAPWLLSVGPKLLLWGGLCAVSLAGATLTLNLLQMVLSYARKWRQMRPVPTIGDPYPLVGHALMMKPDARDFFQQIIDCTEEFRHLPLLKLWLGPVPLVALYNAENVEVILNSSKHIEKSYMYKFLEPWLGLGLLTSTGNKWRSRRKMLTPTFHFTILEDYLDVMNEQANILVTKLEKHVNQEAFNCFFYVTLCTLDIICETAMGKNVGAQSNDDSEYVRAVYRMSDSIHQRMKTPWLWLDLIFYMFKNGREHRRSLKIVHDFTNNVITERANEMKRHEEGTCNDKDKDFPPRKSKCRAFLDLLLNVTDDQGNKLSHEDIREEVDTFMFEGHDTTAAAINWSLYLLGSYPEVQQKVDSELEEVFGKSDRPVSLEDLKKLKYLECVIKESLRLFPSVPFFARNLTEDCEVAGYKIVQGSQVIIVPYALHRDPKYFPDPEEFKPERFFPENSKGRHTYAYVPFSAGPRNCIGQKFAIMEEKTILSCILRHFWVESNQKREELGLAGELILRPSNGIWIKLKRRNTDES